One Labrus mixtus chromosome 22, fLabMix1.1, whole genome shotgun sequence genomic window carries:
- the LOC132956779 gene encoding angiopoietin-related protein 5-like, whose amino-acid sequence MRSLLWYCWLFLAFLLINTAQARFQLNAVSCVLFKKGDVSHQATHFGTDCTQIKTLSPQAPSGVYVIQPDRGKAPFKVYCEMRSDGGWTVFQRRSEGKPSFYKKWAAYSKGFGNLKNDHWLGLKKVSHLTKKKNKKWTLRVDLWDHKNGTAYAEYQNFHLGNESEHFKLHVGRYSGTAGDALRDQNNYGFSTIDRDNDGCSPCIFGDIAQRECTFSAHGGWWYSRCGSASLNGNWHRAGDNIGWASGLHWKTWKTPVPYSMRATRMMMKSVRGLTSFGFLYW is encoded by the exons ATGCGAAGTCTCCTCTGGTATTGCTGGCTCTTCTTGGCATTTCTGTTGATCAACACAGCCCAGGCCAGG TTTCAACTTAACgctgtttcttgtgttttgtttaaaaagggTGATGTTTCCCATCAAG CAACACATTTTGGAACAGACTGCACACAGATTAAGACTCTCTCACCTCAGGCACCCAGTGGCGTTTATGTAATCCAACCCGACAGAGGCAAGGCACCATTTAAG GTGTACTGTGAGATGCGGTCTGACGGAGGCTGGACTGTGTTTCAGAGGCGTAGTGAAGGAAAACCTTCCTTCTACAAGAAATGGGCGGCATATAGTAAGGGTTTTGGAAACCTGAAAA ATGACCACTGGCTCGGCCTGAAGAAGGTTTCCCACCTGaccaagaagaaaaacaagaagtggACCCTGAGAGTCGACCTGTGGGACCACAAGAACGGAACTGCTTATGCTGAGTACCAAAACTTCCACTTAGGCAACGAGAGTGAACATTTCAAACTGCATGTGGGGAGATACAGTGGAACTGCAG GTGATGCCCTCCGTGACCAGAACAACTACGGCTTTAGCACCATCGACCGTGACAATGATGGTTGTTCTCCATGCATCTTTGGTGACATTGCTCAGAGGGAGTGTACATTCAGTGCCCATGGTGGTTGGTGGTACAGCCGCTGTGGCTCTGCCAGTCTGAATGGTAACTGGCATCGTGCTGGTGACAACATTGGTTGGGCTTCAGGCCTCCACTGGAAAACCTGGAAAACCCCTGTTCCTTATTCCATGAGGGCCACCAGAATGATGATGAAGTCTGTGAGAGGGCTAACATCTTTTGGTTTTTTATACTGGTAG